A genomic segment from Nicotiana sylvestris chromosome 1, ASM39365v2, whole genome shotgun sequence encodes:
- the LOC104236221 gene encoding uncharacterized protein isoform X1, whose product MNGLKALILQETPWAYSVHCFAHQLQLTLVAFAKKHKEVETFFAIVTSVLNIIGVSFKRRDQLRDHQAELLEQLLESGEVQSRKGLNQERGLQRPSDTRWGSHCKTLDNFVILFSSIVHVLGVIECEGDVNDRLQAEAFSSKIKAFEFVFLLHLMLKVLIMSNKLSKALQKKDQDIVNAMVFLDITKGRLQEMRDKGWEPLMDEVYLFCAKHDILVPKMEEFYIPGKSKCRPSSVTYSHHLRVELFYAVIDLQLLELNIRFDVVSSNLLLGMASLNPANSFANFDKERIMTLAKHYPDEFGELKLRDLSCQLDTFIWHMQHGGPRFSDLKGIGDLAKALVETNLVETYSLVYLLVKLTLILPVATATVERAFSSMRYIKDELRGSIGDAFLNDCLVCYFEKEVFVNISNDAIIDRFQNMKTRRVQL is encoded by the coding sequence ATGAATGGCCTTAAAGCTTTAATTTTGCAAGAAACTCCATGGGCATATTCTGTTCATTGTTTTGCACATCAATTACAATTGACGCTTGTAGCTTTTGCTAAAAAACACAAGGAGGTTGAGACTTTCTTTGCTATTGTTACTAGCGTGTTGAATATAATTGGAGTTTCTTTTAAACGTAGAGATCAACTTCGGGATCATCAAGCAGAATTGTTGGAGCAATTGTTAGAGAGTGGTGAAGTTCAAAGTAGGAAAGGATTAAATCAAGAGCGGGGACTTCAAAGGCCAAGTGACACTCGTTGGGGATCACATTGTAAAACATTGGATaactttgttattttattttcttctattgttCATGTGCTTGGGGTGATTGAATGTGAAGGTGATGTTAATGATAGGTTGCAAGCAGAAGCTTTTTCGAGTAAAATTAAAGCATTTGAATTTGTTTTCTTGCTTCACTTAATGTTGAAAGTGTTGATAATGTCAAACAAGTTGAGCAAAGCATTACAGAAGAAAGATCAAGATATTGTCAATGCCATGGTATTTCTTGATATCACAAAGGGAAGGTTGCAAGAAATGAGAGATAAAGGATGGGAACCATTGATGGATGAAGTATATTTATTTTGTGCAAAACATGATATTTTGGTGCCCAAGATGGAAGAATTCTATATTCCTGGAAAGTCGAAATGTAGGCCTTCTAGTGTTACTTATTCACATCACTTACGTGTTGAGCTTTTTTATGCCGTGATTGATTTGCAACTTCTGGAGCTTAATATTCGTTTTGATGTTGTGAGCAGTAACTTGCTTCTTGGTATGGCTAGCTTGAATCCAGCTAACTCATTTGCTAATTTTGATAAGGAAAGAATAATGACATTGGCCAAGCATTATCCCGATGAGTTTGGTGAATTGAAGCTTCGAGATCTTAGTTGCCAACTTGACACTTTCATATGGCATATGCAACATGGTGGCCCTAGGTTCTCTGATTTGAAAGGAATTGGTGATTTGGCGAAAGCATTGGTTGAGACAAATCTTGTGGAGACTTATTCACTTGTTTATTTGCTTGTGAAGTTGACTTTAATTTTACCTGTCGCAACTGCAACGGTGGAAAGAGCATTCTCATCTATGAGGTACATCAAAGATGAATTGCGTGGTAGTATTGGTGATGCATTTTTAAATGATTGTTTAGTTTGTTACTTTGAGAAGGAAGTGTTTGTAAATATAAGCAATGATGCTATTATTGACCGTTTTCAAAATATGAAAACGCGTCGAGTTCAACTATGA
- the LOC104236221 gene encoding uncharacterized protein isoform X3: protein MLKVLIMSNKLSKALQKKDQDIVNAMVFLDITKGRLQEMRDKGWEPLMDEVYLFCAKHDILVPKMEEFYIPGKSKCRPSSVTYSHHLRVELFYAVIDLQLLELNIRFDVVSSNLLLGMASLNPANSFANFDKERIMTLAKHYPDEFGELKLRDLSCQLDTFIWHMQHGGPRFSDLKGIGDLAKALVETNLVETYSLVYLLVKLTLILPVATATVERAFSSMRYIKDELRGSIGDAFLNDCLVCYFEKEVFVNISNDAIIDRFQNMKTRRVQL, encoded by the coding sequence ATGTTGAAAGTGTTGATAATGTCAAACAAGTTGAGCAAAGCATTACAGAAGAAAGATCAAGATATTGTCAATGCCATGGTATTTCTTGATATCACAAAGGGAAGGTTGCAAGAAATGAGAGATAAAGGATGGGAACCATTGATGGATGAAGTATATTTATTTTGTGCAAAACATGATATTTTGGTGCCCAAGATGGAAGAATTCTATATTCCTGGAAAGTCGAAATGTAGGCCTTCTAGTGTTACTTATTCACATCACTTACGTGTTGAGCTTTTTTATGCCGTGATTGATTTGCAACTTCTGGAGCTTAATATTCGTTTTGATGTTGTGAGCAGTAACTTGCTTCTTGGTATGGCTAGCTTGAATCCAGCTAACTCATTTGCTAATTTTGATAAGGAAAGAATAATGACATTGGCCAAGCATTATCCCGATGAGTTTGGTGAATTGAAGCTTCGAGATCTTAGTTGCCAACTTGACACTTTCATATGGCATATGCAACATGGTGGCCCTAGGTTCTCTGATTTGAAAGGAATTGGTGATTTGGCGAAAGCATTGGTTGAGACAAATCTTGTGGAGACTTATTCACTTGTTTATTTGCTTGTGAAGTTGACTTTAATTTTACCTGTCGCAACTGCAACGGTGGAAAGAGCATTCTCATCTATGAGGTACATCAAAGATGAATTGCGTGGTAGTATTGGTGATGCATTTTTAAATGATTGTTTAGTTTGTTACTTTGAGAAGGAAGTGTTTGTAAATATAAGCAATGATGCTATTATTGACCGTTTTCAAAATATGAAAACGCGTCGAGTTCAACTATGA
- the LOC104236221 gene encoding uncharacterized protein isoform X2, producing MNGLKALILQETPWAYSVHCFAHQLQLTLVAFAKKHKEVETFFAIVTSVLNIIGVSFKRRDQLRDHQAELLEQLLESGEVQSRKGLNQERGLQRPSDTRWGSHCKTLDNFVILFSSIVHVLGVIECEGDVNDRLQAEAFSSKIKAFEFVFLLHLMLKVLIMSNKLSKALQKKDQDIVNAMVFLDITKGRLQEMRDKGWEPLMDEVYLFCAKHDILVPKMEEFYIPGKSKCRPSSVTYSHHLRVELFYAVIDLQLLELNIRFDVVSSNLLLGMASLNPANSFANFDKERIMTLAKHYPDEFGELKLRDLSCQLDTFIWHMQHGGPRFSDLKGIGDLAKALVETNLVETYSLVYLLVKLTLILPVATATVERAFSSMR from the exons ATGAATGGCCTTAAAGCTTTAATTTTGCAAGAAACTCCATGGGCATATTCTGTTCATTGTTTTGCACATCAATTACAATTGACGCTTGTAGCTTTTGCTAAAAAACACAAGGAGGTTGAGACTTTCTTTGCTATTGTTACTAGCGTGTTGAATATAATTGGAGTTTCTTTTAAACGTAGAGATCAACTTCGGGATCATCAAGCAGAATTGTTGGAGCAATTGTTAGAGAGTGGTGAAGTTCAAAGTAGGAAAGGATTAAATCAAGAGCGGGGACTTCAAAGGCCAAGTGACACTCGTTGGGGATCACATTGTAAAACATTGGATaactttgttattttattttcttctattgttCATGTGCTTGGGGTGATTGAATGTGAAGGTGATGTTAATGATAGGTTGCAAGCAGAAGCTTTTTCGAGTAAAATTAAAGCATTTGAATTTGTTTTCTTGCTTCACTTAATGTTGAAAGTGTTGATAATGTCAAACAAGTTGAGCAAAGCATTACAGAAGAAAGATCAAGATATTGTCAATGCCATGGTATTTCTTGATATCACAAAGGGAAGGTTGCAAGAAATGAGAGATAAAGGATGGGAACCATTGATGGATGAAGTATATTTATTTTGTGCAAAACATGATATTTTGGTGCCCAAGATGGAAGAATTCTATATTCCTGGAAAGTCGAAATGTAGGCCTTCTAGTGTTACTTATTCACATCACTTACGTGTTGAGCTTTTTTATGCCGTGATTGATTTGCAACTTCTGGAGCTTAATATTCGTTTTGATGTTGTGAGCAGTAACTTGCTTCTTGGTATGGCTAGCTTGAATCCAGCTAACTCATTTGCTAATTTTGATAAGGAAAGAATAATGACATTGGCCAAGCATTATCCCGATGAGTTTGGTGAATTGAAGCTTCGAGATCTTAGTTGCCAACTTGACACTTTCATATGGCATATGCAACATGGTGGCCCTAGGTTCTCTGATTTGAAAGGAATTGGTGATTTGGCGAAAGCATTGGTTGAGACAAATCTTGTGGAGACTTATTCACTTGTTTATTTGCTTGTGAAGTTGACTTTAATTTTACCTGTCGCAACTGCAACGGTGGAAAGAGCATTCTCATCTATGAG ATGA